A DNA window from Rhineura floridana isolate rRhiFlo1 chromosome 11, rRhiFlo1.hap2, whole genome shotgun sequence contains the following coding sequences:
- the LOC133367823 gene encoding olfactory receptor 14A16-like — MANQSTVTEFLLMGFSDDRDVQMLYFVMFLCIYLIAFVGNFLIMTSIAVNHQLHTPMYFFLVNLSLSDVCYITTTIPKSMATSLTDNRLISFAGCVAQVFLVFTFAGSELSLLTIMAYDRYVAICHPLQYGLIMNWGACIQMATASWIANLIHASLQTTITFRLNFCASNIIGQYFCDIPQLQKISCTDTKINQILILAIGITVDSLCGGFIFVSYGYIFSAVLRIPSVEGRYKAFSTCTPHLTVFSLFIITAVFSYMRPKALSSTTMDLLSAVLYTVLPPVLNPIIYSFRNKDIQEAVWKIPKKINYPTLFSTFRHHFPNPKYCF; from the exons ATGGCCAACCAGTCTACAGTGACAGAATTTCTGCTGATGGGATTTTCCGATGACCGAGATGTGCAAATGTTGTATTTTGTGATGTTTCTCTGCATCTATCTAATAGCCTTTGTGGGGAATTTTCTCATCATGACTTCCATAGCTGTAAACCACCAGCTGCACACCCCTATGTACTTCTTTTTGGTCAACCTATCATTGTCAGATGTTTGCTACATCACAACCACCATCCCCAAATCCATGGCCACTTCTTTGACAGACAACAGACTTATTTCTTTTGCTGGATGTGTTGCCCAGGTTTTCTTAGTTTTCACCTTTGCAGGTTCTGAACTCTCCTTGCTCACTATCATGGCTTATGACCGTTATGTTGCAATCTGCCACCCTCTACAGTATGGGCTAATCATGAACTGGGGTGCCTGCATCCAAATGGCAACTGCTTCCTGGATAGCTAATCTAATCCATGCATCATTACAGACCACTATCACTTTCAGGCTAAATTTCTGTGCATCCAATATTATTGGGCAGTATTTCTGTGATATCCCTCAGTTGCAAAAGATTTCTTGTACTGATACAAAAATTAATCAAATTCTGATTCTTGCCATTGGGATTACAGTGGATTCATTATGTGGTGGGTTCATCTTTGTTTCCTATGGGTACATCTTCTCTGCTGTGCTCAGGATCCCATCTGTTGAAGGGAGATACAAAGCTTTCTCTACCTGCACTCCCCACCTCACtgtattttctttatttatcATCACAGCTGTGTTTTCATATATGAGGCCTAAAGCACTTTCTTCCACAACTATGGACTTGCTCTCTGCAGTGTTGTATACAGTTTTGCCACCAGTTCTTAATCCCATTATTTACAGTTTCAGGAACAAAGACATCCAAGAAGCAGTGTGGAAAataccaaaaaaaataaa ttatcccacacttttcagcacATTTcgccatcactttcctaaccccAAATACTGTTTTTAA
- the LOC133367824 gene encoding olfactory receptor 14C36-like — protein sequence MAYDRYVAICDPLHYGTVVNKETCIQMAAITWISGLLYATLHTGATFAVPFCSNPINQFLCVIPQLLKLSCSDLYLIEVVAISFSACFGLGCFSFIVVSYVEIFKTVLRIPSAQGRDKVFSTCIPHLTVVSLFLFTGVFANLKPTSNSRADLDSAVAMAYCVLPPLMNPIIYSMRNKEIKAVL from the coding sequence ATGGCATATGACCGATATGTTGCCATATGTGACCCACTGCATTATGGGACAGTAGTGAATAAGGAAACCTGCATCCAAATGGCAGCTATCACATGGATCAGTGGTCTCCTCTATGCAACATTACACACTGGAGCCACCTTTGCAGTTCCCTTCTGCTCCAACCCAATCAATCAGTTCTTATGTGTAATACCTCAACTACTCAAGCTCTCCTGTTCTGACTTGTACCTTATTGAAGTTGTGGCTATTAGCTTTAGTGCATGTTTTGGATTGGGCTGTTTCAGTTTCATAGTTGTGTCCTATGTGGAGATCTTCAAAACAGTGCTCAGAATCCCCTCTGCACAGGGTAGAGACAAAGTCTTCTCTACTTGCATCCCTCATCTCACAGTTGTCTCCTTGTTTCTTTTCACTGGCGTCTTTGCCAACTTAAAGCCAACTTCCAACTCCAGGGCAGACTTGGACAGTGCTGTTGCCATGGCTTACTGTGTTCTCCCCCCACTGATGAATCCAATAATTTATAGCATGAGGAATAAGGAGATCAAAGCAGTGCTGTAG